From Methanocalculus natronophilus, one genomic window encodes:
- a CDS encoding cation-translocating P-type ATPase, which yields MSSEGGSDRATDLTWHAMGIGDIRSHLQTEQDGLSKAEVASRQEQYGKNTLPGKKATSTIRIILRQFASPLIYILVVAGIVKAVADDWTDAIFIFLVIGLNSVIGSIQEWKAERNAAALQEMLTIYARVKRQGYEEKIPAEDLVPGDVVYLEAGSRVPADVRIISSSSLAIDESLLTGESVATKKNTHTLPEDTPVADRSNMGFAGTTVMSGRGLGIVTTTATRTEIGKIALSVTTTEVGKTPLLIRMEQFARNISIAVLFACIVLAAVIIYQGEPPTEVFFLAVALAVAAIPEGLPVALTVALAVATTRMAERHVIVRQLSAVESLGSCTVIASDKTGTLTVNQQTAKIIALPGGRECTVSGEGYSGEGEVLDDTGDPAGITGALSNLIKSGIICNEGDLKKRDEKWSSNGDAMDIALLALGYKAGFDPAAIRATHTVLAEIPFSSDNRFATVWYQEGEERYVAVKGALEVILPGCRTMLTPEGSKAINTGSVEEQMKSLTSRGYRVLAVAGGTSDPVEVKGGPPPELELYGLVGFIDPIRPEVYGAVMECYEAGVDVKMITGDHPQTALAIAQQLGIGEDEDDLITGRELAAAGSPGSPEFAALVDRKHVFARVSPEEKLQIVNALKAAGHFVAVTGDGVNDAPALRSANMGVAMGSGTDVAKDTSAMIITDDSFSSIVAGIEEGRYAYDNVRKVIFLLVSTGWAEVFLFITAIFIIGLPIPLVAAQLLWLNVVTNGIKGVVLSFEPGEPHTMKRPPRDPDEKMFDRVMVRQIAVAGTTMGTVAFLFWFWLLQAGYSTEEARNLLILLVVMLENFHTLNCRSEYKSFFSIPIFSNIYLILGIVAAQAIHIAAMYTPFFQEALGIAPVSLNAWIGVTLLSFSVLVVVELYKYIINWMGMVPGEERKPTADAP from the coding sequence ATGTCTTCTGAAGGGGGGAGCGACAGGGCAACTGATCTCACCTGGCATGCAATGGGTATTGGAGATATCCGCAGCCACCTTCAGACAGAACAAGACGGACTCTCAAAGGCAGAGGTTGCATCACGACAAGAACAGTATGGCAAAAACACCCTCCCCGGGAAAAAGGCCACCTCTACCATCCGCATTATCCTCAGGCAGTTTGCAAGCCCGCTGATATACATACTCGTTGTTGCAGGAATCGTCAAGGCGGTCGCAGATGACTGGACGGATGCAATTTTTATCTTTCTTGTCATCGGGCTCAATTCGGTGATCGGATCCATCCAGGAGTGGAAAGCCGAGCGAAATGCTGCTGCCCTTCAGGAGATGCTCACAATATATGCCCGGGTGAAACGGCAGGGATATGAGGAGAAGATCCCTGCTGAAGACCTGGTTCCCGGTGATGTCGTCTATCTTGAAGCAGGAAGCAGGGTGCCAGCCGACGTCAGGATCATCTCCTCCTCCTCCCTTGCAATTGATGAATCGCTTCTGACAGGGGAGTCCGTTGCAACCAAAAAAAATACCCATACCCTTCCTGAGGATACGCCGGTTGCGGATCGAAGCAACATGGGATTTGCCGGAACCACCGTCATGTCAGGCCGTGGCTTAGGGATCGTCACAACAACGGCCACACGGACAGAAATAGGAAAGATCGCCCTTTCAGTAACCACCACAGAGGTTGGAAAAACCCCCCTCCTTATCAGGATGGAGCAGTTTGCACGGAATATCAGTATCGCCGTTCTCTTTGCCTGCATCGTCCTTGCTGCGGTCATCATCTACCAGGGAGAGCCCCCAACAGAGGTCTTCTTCCTTGCAGTTGCCCTTGCTGTTGCCGCCATACCTGAGGGGCTTCCGGTTGCCCTGACCGTTGCGCTTGCTGTTGCAACAACACGGATGGCAGAGCGCCATGTCATTGTCAGGCAGCTTTCGGCTGTCGAGAGCCTTGGGAGCTGTACTGTCATTGCCAGCGATAAGACAGGGACACTGACGGTGAACCAGCAGACAGCCAAAATCATTGCCCTCCCGGGAGGCCGGGAATGTACTGTCTCTGGCGAGGGGTATTCCGGGGAAGGAGAGGTGCTCGATGATACAGGTGATCCGGCCGGCATCACCGGCGCACTCAGCAACCTGATCAAAAGCGGAATCATCTGCAATGAAGGCGATCTCAAAAAGCGGGATGAGAAATGGTCTTCCAATGGCGACGCGATGGATATTGCCCTGCTTGCCCTCGGGTACAAGGCAGGTTTTGACCCCGCAGCCATCAGGGCCACACACACCGTTCTCGCCGAGATCCCGTTCTCCTCAGACAACCGGTTTGCCACGGTCTGGTACCAGGAAGGAGAGGAGCGGTATGTCGCAGTAAAAGGTGCTCTTGAAGTCATCCTGCCTGGTTGCAGGACGATGCTCACCCCTGAGGGAAGCAAAGCGATCAATACCGGTTCTGTTGAGGAGCAGATGAAGAGTCTCACCAGCCGGGGGTACCGTGTGCTTGCGGTTGCCGGTGGGACATCTGATCCCGTCGAGGTGAAAGGCGGACCGCCTCCGGAGCTTGAACTCTATGGCCTGGTCGGGTTCATCGATCCCATCAGGCCGGAAGTATATGGCGCTGTCATGGAGTGTTATGAGGCAGGTGTGGATGTGAAGATGATCACAGGTGATCATCCGCAAACAGCTCTTGCCATAGCACAACAGCTTGGAATCGGAGAGGATGAAGATGACCTCATCACCGGACGCGAACTTGCAGCAGCAGGATCTCCAGGCAGCCCCGAATTTGCGGCCCTGGTCGACCGAAAACATGTGTTTGCACGGGTCAGCCCTGAGGAGAAGCTTCAGATAGTAAATGCGCTGAAGGCAGCAGGCCATTTTGTGGCAGTGACCGGTGACGGCGTCAATGACGCACCGGCCCTCCGGTCGGCAAACATGGGCGTGGCTATGGGATCCGGAACCGATGTTGCAAAGGACACCTCTGCAATGATCATCACCGACGACTCCTTCTCCTCAATTGTTGCCGGTATCGAAGAGGGCAGATATGCATATGACAATGTCAGGAAAGTCATCTTTCTCCTTGTCTCAACCGGGTGGGCAGAAGTCTTCCTCTTCATAACAGCAATCTTCATCATCGGCCTTCCAATACCCCTTGTCGCAGCCCAGCTCCTCTGGCTGAATGTTGTGACAAACGGCATCAAGGGAGTTGTACTATCATTTGAGCCGGGCGAGCCACATACGATGAAACGGCCACCGCGTGATCCTGATGAGAAAATGTTTGACCGTGTGATGGTCAGGCAGATCGCTGTTGCAGGCACCACAATGGGCACTGTGGCATTTTTATTCTGGTTCTGGCTTCTGCAGGCGGGTTATTCCACAGAAGAGGCTCGCAACCTCCTCATCCTGCTGGTGGTCATGCTCGAGAACTTCCATACCCTGAACTGCCGATCAGAGTACAAATCATTCTTCAGCATACCCATCTTCTCAAATATCTACCTGATCCTTGGAATCGTTGCAGCCCAGGCGATACATATTGCAGCCATGTACACGCCATTCTTCCAGGAGGCGCTGGGCATCGCACCAGTCTCCCTCAATGCATGGATAGGAGTCACGCTCCTCTCTTTCTCGGTTCTCGTGGTCGTGGAACTGTATAAGTATATCATCAACTGGATGGGAATGGTGCCTGGAGAAGAGAGGAAACCTACAGCAGACGCTCCATGA
- a CDS encoding GNAT family N-acetyltransferase produces the protein MECSIRPYIPDDYPHICRIDYELFGDFGYSPIFLRQAGELFTPVYFVAAIGEERIGFIIGAQEMETVREGWILRIGVTAAWQGRGIGAALMNPLLQSFQDMGVERVRIALSKRHGPVTDLLLSTGFSILAYEKAYYYPDIDRLIMERLL, from the coding sequence ATGGAGTGCAGCATACGGCCGTATATTCCTGACGATTATCCGCATATATGCCGGATAGACTACGAACTCTTCGGGGATTTTGGGTATTCCCCCATCTTCCTGCGGCAGGCAGGAGAACTGTTTACCCCTGTATACTTTGTCGCAGCAATCGGAGAGGAGCGGATCGGTTTTATCATCGGAGCGCAGGAGATGGAGACGGTTCGGGAGGGGTGGATCCTGCGGATTGGTGTGACTGCCGCCTGGCAGGGACGAGGGATCGGGGCTGCCCTTATGAACCCCCTCCTTCAGTCGTTTCAGGATATGGGTGTTGAACGGGTGAGGATTGCCCTCTCCAAACGGCACGGCCCGGTCACTGATCTTCTGCTTTCAACAGGCTTTTCTATTCTCGCATACGAGAAGGCATACTATTACCCGGATATTGACCGGCTGATCATGGAGCGTCTGCTGTAG
- the ileS gene encoding isoleucine--tRNA ligase, with protein MEEVTSSYTPHSVEEAVRAYWRAEDTYKKVQEQRESGKPFFFVDGPPYTTGYIHLGTAWNKILKDAILRYYRMKGRHVIDRAGYDMHGLPIEVRVENELGFQSKKDIETFGIAAFVEKCRTFAVTHKDIMSRQFSDLGVWLDFENPYETISNEYIEAAWYTLKRVDEEGMLERGYRVVNWCPRCETAIADAEVEYLDVTDPSIFVKFPVLERENEFLVIWTTTPWTLPANVAVAVSPDFLYARVRAIREGISEILWIAEELVESILKAGRYQDYEILEVRRGSDLVGTAYESPLVRSVPMQATIPHRVVAADFVAMENTGMVHIAPGHGWDDYVLGMKEKLRIVCPVDGRGRFTDEAGEFAGLAVKDPETNQLVIEALGDALLADRKMTHRYGHCWRCKTPNIFRATSQWFIKASEAKEQMLASIKDEVDWFPDWAGSARFHDWIEGARDWCISRQRYWGIPIPVWVCSSCETYRVIGRFSELEELSKTAVTDPHRPMVDEITFPCSCGGTMSRVEDIFDVWFDSGVASWATLGYPGREEEFQNLWPAEFITEGQDQTRGWFYSQLGLSQIAFGQAPYRQVLMHGFALDAAGKKMSKSFGNVVTPEEVIQTFGVDVLRFYMLSACAPWDDLKFNWDGVKTVNRALNILWNVYRFPIPYMRLDGFAPAAAPDGTYDPGTAAMIAESGAVEDQWLISKINSLAREVDAAMAEYHLHRATRKIQTFILDDLSRWYVQLVRPRMWLEEESVSKHQAYETMYYVMRSLIRITAPFVPHLAEEMYRNLKLDGDPASVHMLDWVGGDDALINRTIEDAMAVVQSFDDAVANARQAGRRKLRWPVSEVVVVTESEGVQTAVETLRSLCKARANARDVRVITGTWDRILWTPVPQMKKIGPEFGKEGALVRRAIEEADGNELKSAIGQTGSATIRAGEREIEITSDHVTFTEKLPENVYAALMPDASVYVDVTLTPDLESEGYAREVIRRVQEMRKQMDLQVNDSIDATISIGDERILNLLNGSTSWIANEIRAIKLVFTGDQPSEVQKTGLSSTWDIEGIEVTISLATAC; from the coding sequence GTGGAGGAAGTCACCAGCAGTTACACACCACACAGCGTGGAGGAGGCAGTACGTGCATACTGGCGTGCTGAAGATACCTACAAGAAGGTACAGGAGCAGAGAGAGAGTGGAAAACCGTTCTTTTTTGTTGACGGGCCCCCATACACCACCGGGTATATCCATCTCGGAACGGCATGGAACAAGATCCTCAAAGACGCCATTCTTCGCTACTACCGGATGAAAGGCAGGCATGTCATCGACCGGGCCGGCTATGACATGCATGGCCTGCCAATCGAGGTACGGGTGGAGAATGAACTTGGTTTTCAATCAAAGAAGGATATCGAGACATTTGGAATCGCAGCATTTGTGGAGAAGTGCCGGACCTTTGCAGTCACCCATAAAGACATCATGAGCAGGCAGTTCTCTGATCTCGGTGTCTGGCTTGACTTTGAGAACCCCTACGAGACAATATCCAACGAATACATCGAGGCTGCCTGGTATACCCTGAAACGGGTCGATGAAGAAGGGATGCTTGAACGCGGATACCGTGTCGTCAACTGGTGTCCCCGGTGTGAAACGGCAATTGCCGATGCCGAGGTCGAGTACCTTGATGTCACCGATCCCTCGATCTTTGTCAAGTTCCCGGTTCTGGAGAGGGAGAACGAGTTTCTCGTCATCTGGACAACGACCCCCTGGACACTTCCCGCAAATGTCGCGGTAGCAGTCTCCCCGGACTTCCTCTATGCCCGTGTCCGCGCAATCCGTGAGGGTATATCTGAGATCCTCTGGATTGCAGAAGAACTCGTCGAGAGCATCCTCAAAGCAGGCCGGTACCAGGATTATGAGATCCTGGAGGTCAGGAGAGGATCAGATCTCGTCGGAACAGCCTACGAGTCTCCACTTGTCAGATCTGTTCCCATGCAGGCAACAATTCCCCACCGTGTCGTCGCAGCAGATTTCGTTGCGATGGAGAATACCGGGATGGTGCATATCGCACCAGGCCATGGCTGGGACGACTATGTCCTTGGCATGAAGGAGAAGCTCAGGATTGTCTGCCCTGTTGATGGCAGGGGCAGGTTCACCGATGAAGCAGGCGAATTTGCCGGTCTTGCAGTCAAAGACCCGGAGACAAACCAGCTGGTGATCGAGGCGCTTGGAGATGCACTCCTTGCAGACCGGAAGATGACACACCGGTACGGTCACTGCTGGCGGTGCAAGACCCCGAATATTTTCCGTGCCACCTCGCAGTGGTTCATCAAGGCAAGTGAGGCAAAAGAGCAGATGCTGGCCTCGATTAAAGACGAGGTCGACTGGTTCCCGGACTGGGCAGGCAGCGCCCGGTTCCATGACTGGATCGAAGGCGCACGTGACTGGTGCATCTCCCGCCAGCGGTACTGGGGCATCCCGATCCCGGTCTGGGTCTGTTCATCCTGTGAAACCTACCGGGTCATCGGCAGGTTCTCTGAACTGGAAGAACTCTCAAAAACCGCAGTCACTGATCCCCACCGGCCCATGGTCGATGAGATCACCTTCCCCTGTTCATGTGGAGGCACCATGAGCCGTGTTGAGGATATCTTCGATGTCTGGTTCGACTCAGGTGTCGCCTCCTGGGCAACACTCGGCTACCCCGGCAGGGAAGAGGAGTTTCAGAACCTCTGGCCGGCAGAATTCATCACGGAAGGTCAGGACCAGACGAGAGGATGGTTCTACTCCCAGCTGGGCCTCTCCCAGATCGCATTTGGCCAGGCACCGTACCGCCAGGTGCTGATGCATGGGTTTGCACTTGATGCTGCCGGGAAAAAGATGTCAAAGAGTTTCGGCAATGTCGTCACCCCTGAAGAAGTGATTCAGACATTCGGCGTCGATGTCCTCAGGTTCTACATGCTTTCTGCCTGTGCACCGTGGGATGACCTGAAGTTCAACTGGGATGGTGTAAAAACAGTCAACCGTGCATTAAACATCCTCTGGAATGTCTACCGGTTCCCGATACCCTATATGCGGCTTGACGGCTTTGCACCGGCAGCAGCACCGGACGGCACCTATGATCCAGGCACTGCTGCGATGATTGCAGAGAGCGGCGCAGTTGAGGACCAATGGCTCATCTCAAAGATCAACTCGCTTGCCAGAGAGGTCGATGCTGCAATGGCAGAGTACCATCTCCACCGGGCAACCAGGAAGATCCAGACATTCATCCTGGATGACCTCTCCCGCTGGTATGTCCAGCTCGTCAGGCCCAGGATGTGGCTTGAAGAGGAGTCCGTGAGCAAGCACCAGGCATACGAGACGATGTATTACGTGATGCGGTCACTTATCAGGATCACCGCACCATTTGTCCCCCACCTTGCAGAAGAGATGTACCGGAACCTGAAGCTTGACGGCGATCCAGCGAGTGTTCATATGCTCGACTGGGTTGGCGGAGACGACGCGCTCATCAACAGAACAATTGAGGATGCAATGGCTGTTGTCCAGTCATTTGACGATGCGGTTGCCAATGCCAGGCAGGCAGGCAGGAGAAAACTCCGCTGGCCTGTCAGCGAGGTCGTTGTTGTTACCGAAAGCGAAGGGGTGCAGACGGCAGTTGAAACACTCCGTTCGCTCTGCAAAGCGCGGGCAAATGCACGCGATGTCAGGGTCATAACCGGTACCTGGGATCGGATCCTCTGGACTCCTGTTCCACAGATGAAGAAGATCGGACCGGAGTTTGGAAAAGAGGGGGCACTTGTCAGGCGTGCAATCGAGGAGGCAGATGGAAATGAGCTCAAATCAGCAATCGGGCAGACGGGATCGGCCACCATCAGGGCGGGCGAGCGCGAGATAGAGATCACCTCTGATCATGTCACCTTCACCGAGAAACTCCCTGAGAATGTCTATGCCGCGCTCATGCCGGATGCCTCAGTCTATGTCGATGTCACCCTTACACCTGATCTTGAGTCCGAAGGATATGCGCGCGAGGTGATCCGCCGTGTCCAGGAGATGCGCAAGCAGATGGATCTCCAGGTAAACGATTCAATAGATGCAACCATCTCAATTGGGGACGAGCGGATCCTCAATCTGCTCAATGGATCAACCAGCTGGATTGCAAATGAGATTCGGGCCATAAAACTCGTCTTTACCGGTGATCAGCCATCAGAGGTACAGAAGACCGGATTATCATCCACCTGGGATATCGAAGGAATAGAGGTCACTATCAGTCTTGCAACTGCCTGTTGA
- a CDS encoding tRNA(His) guanylyltransferase Thg1 family protein, producing the protein MKEREIFSALRTTSPCFIRLDGRSFRSAATALSLKKPFDEDFSLAMEEVSRLLLAKSGLAPLFAYTFSDEISLYLVELPFEGRIEKLDSVAASFAASALTKALDLPDPISFDARVVPVDPASATGYLIWRQKEAWRNHTNAYCQWALLQDGYSASEAQTRLHGMNTASLHDMMHARGINLAKTPGWQRRGILICRRQKPHTGYNPLTGEEAETARIRIVADRNPPVFHTEEGRAYLSLLFNRQLQD; encoded by the coding sequence ATGAAAGAACGGGAGATCTTCTCTGCACTTCGGACGACATCCCCCTGTTTTATCAGGCTGGATGGGAGATCATTTCGATCGGCAGCGACAGCGTTATCCCTGAAAAAACCGTTTGACGAAGATTTTTCTCTCGCGATGGAGGAGGTTTCGCGCCTCCTTCTCGCAAAAAGCGGCCTTGCGCCTCTCTTTGCCTATACCTTTTCTGATGAGATCAGTCTTTATCTCGTTGAGCTCCCGTTTGAAGGGCGGATTGAAAAACTCGACTCGGTTGCCGCCTCATTTGCTGCAAGCGCGCTCACAAAAGCCCTGGACCTGCCTGATCCCATCTCATTTGATGCGCGGGTTGTGCCGGTGGATCCTGCGTCTGCAACCGGGTATCTCATATGGCGCCAGAAAGAGGCGTGGCGAAACCATACCAATGCCTACTGCCAGTGGGCGCTTCTCCAGGATGGTTATTCTGCATCAGAGGCACAGACGCGGCTGCATGGGATGAATACCGCGAGCCTGCATGATATGATGCATGCACGGGGTATCAATCTCGCAAAGACGCCCGGATGGCAGCGGCGGGGTATACTCATCTGCCGCAGGCAAAAGCCGCATACCGGGTACAATCCCCTGACCGGCGAAGAGGCAGAAACTGCGCGCATAAGGATTGTGGCAGATAGAAATCCACCGGTTTTTCATACAGAAGAAGGGAGGGCGTATCTCTCTCTCCTCTTCAACAGGCAGTTGCAAGACTGA
- a CDS encoding PRC-barrel domain-containing protein, with amino-acid sequence MKWQISELFGMSVYTDRAVYIGNVEDVVIDIDNKKMASLAVANINSDIIDLKSFKGVKIPYRLIKEVSDIVLIRHIPGAFKTSAVTDPEE; translated from the coding sequence ATGAAGTGGCAGATCTCAGAGCTCTTTGGTATGAGCGTCTACACCGACAGAGCCGTATATATCGGCAATGTCGAAGATGTCGTCATCGATATCGATAATAAGAAGATGGCATCGCTTGCTGTTGCAAACATCAATTCAGACATTATTGATCTCAAATCATTCAAGGGCGTAAAGATTCCATACCGCCTGATTAAGGAGGTTTCCGATATCGTTCTTATCCGTCATATCCCGGGCGCGTTCAAGACGTCTGCTGTAACGGATCCAGAAGAATGA
- a CDS encoding CBS domain-containing protein — protein sequence MDGSLEIGRIFGIPVRLHVTFLLIIPLFAWIIGSQIGLTVTFIEGLFAVPIDRTIIESGFIPYIMGAVVALALFFCVFVHELAHSLIARANGIKINSITLIIFGGVASMEDMLPDPKVELPMALAGPLTSLGLGLISWAMVYVVDIFVDVAEIAGIFVYGFGYLALLNILLFAFNLLPAFPMDGGRVLRAWLAGRMPLHRATRIASDIGKGFAILFGIFGILSFNFLLIIIAFFIYIGASQESSMVTTNFLLQDVTVGEIMTTDVVSVEPTRPLIDVIRLMYTTKHLGFPVIERGDFTGIITLADIHKTSEIDREAMQVRDVMTRQPIITISPAASVTEALKIMTIHNIGRIPVLENGTIVGIVTRTDILTVLELKEVS from the coding sequence ATGGATGGATCCCTTGAGATAGGAAGGATTTTTGGCATACCGGTCCGGCTGCATGTTACATTTCTTCTCATAATCCCGCTCTTCGCCTGGATCATCGGATCACAGATCGGCCTGACGGTCACCTTTATCGAAGGCCTCTTTGCAGTTCCAATTGACCGGACCATCATTGAGAGCGGTTTTATCCCCTATATTATGGGTGCAGTCGTCGCGCTCGCCCTTTTCTTCTGTGTCTTTGTCCATGAGCTTGCACATTCGCTTATCGCCCGGGCAAATGGCATCAAAATCAACTCTATAACCCTGATCATCTTCGGCGGGGTCGCATCAATGGAGGATATGCTGCCGGATCCGAAGGTGGAACTTCCAATGGCACTTGCCGGACCCTTAACGAGCCTCGGGCTTGGGCTCATAAGCTGGGCTATGGTCTATGTCGTTGATATCTTTGTCGATGTCGCCGAAATTGCGGGTATTTTCGTGTATGGGTTTGGATATCTTGCTCTTCTGAATATCCTGCTCTTCGCATTCAATCTCCTGCCTGCATTCCCAATGGATGGAGGACGGGTGCTCCGCGCCTGGCTGGCCGGCCGGATGCCGCTCCATCGCGCAACCAGGATCGCTTCTGATATCGGAAAGGGCTTTGCCATCCTTTTTGGGATTTTTGGGATCTTATCTTTCAATTTCCTCCTGATCATCATCGCATTCTTCATCTATATCGGTGCAAGCCAGGAATCATCGATGGTCACGACAAACTTCCTCCTCCAGGATGTCACTGTCGGTGAGATCATGACCACCGATGTGGTCAGCGTCGAGCCGACGCGTCCGCTCATCGATGTGATCAGGCTGATGTATACCACAAAACATCTTGGATTCCCGGTCATCGAGCGCGGTGATTTCACCGGGATCATCACGCTTGCCGACATCCATAAAACGAGCGAGATAGATCGCGAGGCGATGCAGGTCCGTGACGTCATGACACGGCAGCCGATCATCACCATTTCCCCCGCTGCATCAGTGACCGAGGCACTGAAGATCATGACGATCCACAATATCGGGAGAATTCCGGTTCTGGAGAATGGAACCATTGTCGGGATCGTAACCAGGACAGATATCCTCACCGTCCTTGAGCTCAAGGAAGTGAGCTAG
- a CDS encoding molybdopterin biosynthesis protein, which produces MVSRYLSLVPLEEAIDIILTRCSSPLRTRRVPLPGCVGGVTAAPVFADYSVPEAHLSAMDGIAVRSSDTHGATDKTPVFLGAAVRVNTGNVVPAGYDAVIMIEDVTEGDGGFLIRQPAAPWQHIRPVGEDIAESEMAIPRGHQIQYHDIGALAAYGVTELDLRSMSVALIPTGSELVAHGTRPKPGQVVESNCLMAAAHLESLGVEAVVFPPVADDPERIRDAIATAVQNHDLVIISAGSSKGTKDYTATVVEELGEVLVHGVAIKPGKPVIIGSVHDTPIIGLPGYPLSALTIIREIITPVVRAAGIPVVQPKPVVAELTRSLASDIGTDEFVLMTAGFVGGRMIATPLSRGAGVQMSAVRSHGVLRIPRDSEGMEAGEPVSIQSSRSEEEIRSAIILAGSHDPILDNLADLLSPLPVHSAHIGSMGGILALKRRHCHCAPMHLLADDGTYNIRYLERYMPGEAVTLVCVAEREQGIVSRDGITFDDLADVSFVNRQKGSGTRMLLDHLLRERGIDPGTIQGYNREMTTHLAVALAVKSGEADAGLCVASAARTAGLSFVPVGSERYELAIMTEDLADPRIDAALDLISSDSFRSMLEGIGGYRTELTGTRQSLPL; this is translated from the coding sequence GTGGTAAGCCGGTACCTCTCCCTGGTGCCTCTTGAGGAGGCAATAGATATCATCCTGACCAGGTGCAGCTCCCCCCTCCGCACCCGCAGGGTTCCCCTGCCCGGGTGTGTGGGCGGGGTGACGGCAGCTCCGGTCTTTGCTGACTATTCGGTTCCCGAAGCGCACCTTTCGGCAATGGACGGGATTGCGGTTCGTTCATCTGACACCCACGGTGCAACAGATAAGACCCCGGTCTTTCTCGGAGCTGCTGTCAGGGTGAATACCGGCAATGTTGTTCCCGCAGGCTATGATGCCGTCATCATGATCGAGGATGTCACAGAGGGTGATGGCGGTTTTCTGATCAGGCAGCCTGCTGCTCCCTGGCAGCATATCCGCCCTGTCGGGGAGGATATTGCCGAGTCTGAGATGGCCATCCCTCGTGGCCACCAGATCCAGTACCACGACATCGGGGCGCTTGCTGCCTATGGGGTCACGGAACTGGATCTCCGCTCGATGTCGGTTGCGCTCATCCCGACAGGCAGTGAACTGGTTGCTCATGGCACCCGCCCAAAACCGGGCCAGGTTGTTGAGAGCAACTGCCTGATGGCGGCAGCACACCTGGAATCGCTTGGTGTTGAAGCGGTCGTCTTCCCGCCTGTTGCAGATGATCCGGAGCGTATCAGGGATGCAATTGCAACAGCAGTCCAAAACCATGATCTCGTCATTATCTCGGCAGGTTCATCGAAGGGAACGAAAGATTATACTGCAACTGTTGTCGAAGAACTCGGCGAGGTGCTGGTTCATGGGGTTGCGATCAAACCCGGGAAGCCGGTGATCATCGGGTCTGTTCATGACACGCCCATCATCGGGCTTCCCGGCTACCCCCTCTCGGCACTGACAATTATCCGTGAGATTATCACGCCTGTTGTTCGTGCTGCCGGTATCCCGGTTGTGCAGCCAAAACCAGTTGTCGCCGAACTGACCCGTTCGCTAGCCTCAGATATCGGAACCGACGAATTTGTCCTGATGACTGCGGGTTTTGTTGGGGGACGGATGATAGCAACCCCGCTCTCACGGGGGGCAGGTGTCCAGATGAGTGCGGTCAGGTCTCATGGAGTCCTCCGTATACCCCGTGATTCTGAAGGGATGGAAGCAGGCGAACCGGTCAGTATACAGAGCAGCCGTTCCGAAGAGGAGATCCGGTCTGCTATCATTCTTGCAGGCAGCCACGATCCAATCCTCGACAATCTCGCCGATCTCCTCTCACCCCTCCCTGTTCATTCAGCCCATATCGGGAGCATGGGAGGTATCCTTGCCCTGAAGCGGCGGCACTGCCATTGTGCTCCGATGCACCTTCTTGCTGATGATGGCACCTATAATATCCGGTACCTGGAGCGGTACATGCCTGGTGAGGCGGTGACGCTCGTCTGTGTCGCAGAGCGTGAACAGGGGATCGTCTCACGGGACGGCATCACCTTTGATGACCTTGCCGATGTCTCGTTTGTGAACCGGCAGAAGGGATCCGGTACCCGGATGCTCCTTGACCATCTCCTGCGTGAGCGGGGAATCGATCCCGGGACGATCCAGGGGTATAATCGCGAGATGACGACTCATCTTGCGGTTGCTCTTGCAGTGAAGAGCGGGGAAGCCGATGCCGGCCTCTGTGTAGCCTCTGCTGCACGAACCGCCGGGTTATCGTTTGTTCCTGTTGGCAGCGAGCGGTATGAGCTTGCGATCATGACAGAGGATCTTGCCGATCCCCGGATTGACGCTGCACTTGATCTCATCAGTTCTGACTCCTTCAGGTCGATGCTTGAAGGGATCGGAGGTTACCGGACTGAGCTGACCGGTACCCGGCAGAGCCTCCCGCTCTGA